A stretch of the Aspergillus puulaauensis MK2 DNA, chromosome 6, nearly complete sequence genome encodes the following:
- a CDS encoding fungal specific transcription factor domain-containing protein (COG:K;~EggNog:ENOG410PKX8;~InterPro:IPR007219;~PFAM:PF04082;~SECRETED:SignalP(1-21);~go_function: GO:0003677 - DNA binding [Evidence IEA];~go_function: GO:0008270 - zinc ion binding [Evidence IEA];~go_process: GO:0006351 - transcription, DNA-templated [Evidence IEA]), with the protein MQVEVLTLLAWVSNIVGRVRTAYCYSGIATRLALSLGMHRAASRYTTLTPVERETRRRTWWVLYFFDRFSASKLGHPIAVRDEDIDVEMPSMEGLTTEEMAEFLDPRSLIINIKLGRIIGNILTQIYGIPKATNGRYIHQVHSILKQLRAWHDELPPDMLVRERDTPRTVANLALAFNQCIIQTTRPVLLHLFKTQVQLGSRVRQDASSIILALADSCVNAAQASSHIVENLFLDGSIAMFGYYDAQHIFSAAMILLMSAVMKPTAGSSEHLETLLGALRCLRENGNIPAVDFCDRLSHIQTRISTLRATGRLGGGTFERPSTRAPPVAGESESAFNHTANQNQLETPSSVNNEAEDHAEILGNPLIGSFLDTNKAEWMDYLFADGTLGEFNTEIEEQFLFGS; encoded by the exons ATGCAGGTCGAGGTCCTCACGCTTCTG GCATGGGTATCTAATATCGTCGGTCGAGTTCGAACTGCATATTGCTACAGTGGCATTGCTACCAGGCTTGCCTTGAGCCTTGGAATGCACAGGGCAGCGTCAAGATATACTACATTGACACCAGTTGAACGAGAGACGCGACGGCGGACGTGGTGGGTGCTGTACTTTTTTGATCGCTTCTCTGCCTCAAAGCTCGGTCACCCCATCGCCGTGAGggacgaggatatcgatgtcGAGATGCCCAGTATGGAGGGTTTGACAACAGAAGAGATGGCAGAGTTCCTTGATCCCCGAAGTCTCATTATCAACATCAAACTCGGACGGATCATTGGGAACATCTTAACTCAGATCTACGGGATACCGAAAGCCACAAACGGCCGTTACATCCACCAGGTGCATAGCATCTTGAAGCAGCTCCGAGCATGGCATGATGAGTTGCCACCCGATATGCTCGTCAGAGAGCGAGACACTCCGCGAACCGTCGCAAACCTCGCGCTCGCATTCAACCAGTGTATCATCCAGACCACGCGTCCTGTGCTCCTGCACCTCTTCAAAACACAGGTCCAACTCGGCTCCAGAGTACGGCAGGACGCCTCCTCAATCATCCTGGCTCTGGCCGACAGCTGTGTGAATGCCGCACAGGCCTCGAGCCATATAGTCGAAAACCTCTTTCTAGACGGCTCAATTGCCATGTTTGGGTACTATGATGCCCAGCATATCTTCTCCGCGGCGATGATTCTCCTCATGTCAGCGGTGATGAAGCCAACGGCTGGCAGCTCGGAGCATCTCGAGACTTTGCTAGGCGCTCTGCGGTGTTTAAGGGAGAATGGAAATATCCCTGCTGTTGACTTTTGCGACAGGCTATCGCATATCCAGACGCGCATATCGACCTTGCGAGCTACCGGCCGTTTAGGGGGTGGTACGTTTGAACGACCTTCTACCAGAGCACCGCCTGTAGCTGGTGAGTCGGAAAGTGCATTCAATCACACGGCAAACCAAAATCAGCTTGAAACACCTTCAAGTGTGAATAATGAAGCAGAGGACCACGCTGAAATCCTGGGCAACCCCTTGATCGGGAGCTTCCTGGACACGAATAAAGCGGAGTGGATGGACTATCTATTTGCAGACGGGACTCTCGGGGAGTTTAATACAGAGATTGAAGAGCAGTTTCTGTTTGGATCATGA
- a CDS encoding uncharacterized protein (COG:G;~EggNog:ENOG410Q8VI;~InterPro:IPR011701,IPR036259;~PFAM:PF07690;~TransMembrane:11 (o54-71i125-148o154-174i186-206o212-235i284-303o323-343i350-371o377-400i412-433o445-468i);~go_function: GO:0022857 - transmembrane transporter activity [Evidence IEA];~go_process: GO:0055085 - transmembrane transport [Evidence IEA]), giving the protein MNGKEEPQATTATHSEARTVDESYADVTLRIIEDHGHEFGPLTPAGESKIRWKLYFHIMILVSVINITLFIDKSTLGYTAILGLFEETGISKSQYNTLNSLFYVGYLVGQWPGNYLMQRLPLGKFVAGTIFLWGAIIFLHCVAIRYGGLIVLRLVLGATESVVVPALEITIGMFFNRHEQSFLQPILWITCVGAPIPAGFIAYGLLHSNSNILPWKLFMIVIGGFTVLLSVWVWFRYPNNPADARFLTLEEKVHVIRRVHESSQSSIQQKQFKRSQFLETLRDPVSWLFALQAFTLMYCNNLNYGQQNLLTTSLGVSTLGSTLVAAAGGGFGVALCIVATLGLKWWPKYLALHSMVWCALAFAGGVGMVTIAWEQKLALLACILLAQNTYSITYIIALGWATSSAAGYTKKITRNGMFMIGYSVGNLVSPQIWVPSAAPRYYGAWVSMIVVSWVGTPAILWVVHVILVRRNRQRRAWIAELEDDERGGCVEAVDESGVVVRRKVDLAMLDLTDMENKLFLYPI; this is encoded by the exons ATGAATGGAAAAGAGGAGCCTCAAGCTACTACCGCTACTCATAGTGAGGCTAGGACGGTCGATGAGAGTTATGCGGACGTCACCTTGCGTATTATCGAGGACCATGGCCATGAGTTTGGGCCGTTGACACCCGCGGGGGAGTCAAAGATCAGATGGAAATTGTATTTTCATATTATGATTCTGGTGTCTGTTATAAACATTACCTTGTTT ATTGATAAATCGACACTGGGGTATACTGCTATCCTGGGCCTGTTCGAGGAGACGGGCATTTCCAAGTCTCAGTATAACACGCTGAACAGTCTTTTCTACGTGG GCTATCTTGTTGGTCAATGGCCCGGCAACTATCTGATGCAGCGACTCCCCCTGGGCAAGTTCGTCGCAGGCACGATCTTCCTCTGGGGCGCAATCATCTTCCTGCACTGCGTTGCCATCAGATACGGCGGACTAATCGTCCTGCGACTTGTGCTCGGCGCAACCGAGTCCGTGGTAGTCCCAGCCCTCGAAATCACAATCGGCATGTTCTTCAACCGCCACGAACAATCCTTCCTGCAGCCCATTCTCTGGATCACCTGTGTCGGAGCTCCCATCCCAGCAGGATTCATCGCCTACGGCCTcctccacagcaacagcaacatcctcCCTTGGAAACTATTCATGATCGTCATCGGCGGCTTCACAGTCCTCCTATCCGTCTGGGTCTGGTTCCGCTACCCTAACAACCCAGCCGACGCACgcttcctcaccctcgaaGAGAAAGTCCACGTCATCCGTCGCGTCCACGAATCCAGCCAAAGCTCCATCCAACAGAAACAGTTCAAACGGTCCCAGTTTCTCGAAACACTACGCGACCCCGTCTCGTGGCTATTCGCCCTGCAGGCATTCACGCTCATGTACTGCAACAATCTCAACTACGGCCAGCAGAACCTCCTCACGACCTCTCTCGGTGTATCCACGCTAGGATCTACCCTCGTTGCCGCTGCGGGCGGTGGCTTCGGCGTGGCTCTCTGTATAGTCGCTACACTGGGTTTGAAGTGGTGGCCCAAGTACCTCGCTCTGCATAGCATGGTCTGGTGTGCTCTCGCATTCGCGGGTGGTGTGGGTATGGTGACGATTGCGTGGGAGCAGAAACTCGCCCTGCTAGCGTGTATTCTGCTGGCGCAGAACACGTACAGTATCACTTATATCATTGCGCTGGGATGGGCCACCTCCTCTGCGGCTGGGTATACGAAGAAAATCACGCGGAACGGCATGTTTATGATTGGGTACTCGGTTGGGAACCTCGTGTCGCCGCAGATATGGGTTCCTAGTGCTGCTCCGCGGTATTATGGGGCTTGGGTTTCGATGATTGTGGTTAGTTGGGTGGGAACACCGGCTATACTCTGGGTTGTGCACGTCATTCTGGTGAGGAGGAATAGGCAACGAAGGGCTTGGATTGcggagcttgaagatgacgaacGTGGGGGATGTGTTGAGGCTGTGGATGagtctggggttgtggtgaggaggaaggttGATCTGGCCATGCTTGATCTGACGGACATGGAGAATAAACTATTTCTGTATCCCATTTAG
- a CDS encoding uncharacterized protein (COG:S;~EggNog:ENOG410PSY7;~InterPro:IPR028116,IPR014347;~PFAM:PF14832) — protein sequence MPFYQIEHATPLNKPQRDALATSITTIHTRKFATPSLFVNVRFTDASRDVNYVGGKECSINRITGYVRAGGNRSKKDFDDVALKILETWNSIVNPGSKKGEEREDLELKRVFVMGAITTGVESGFVLPEAGQDAAWLKENTPRFEELAEQGDPEFIELVREIRSREDLVA from the exons ATGCCCTTCTACCAAATCGAACACGCTACCCCCCTAAACAAGCCCCAGCGCGACGCCCTAGCCACATCAATCACAACAATCCACACGCGCAAATTCGCTACACCAAGTCTCTTCGTCAATGTGCGGTTTACGGATGCGAGCCGGGATGTTAATTATGTTGGTGGGAAGGAG TGCTCGATAAATCGCATAACGGGCTACGTGCGTGCCGGCGGAAACCGATCAAAGAAGGACTTCGATGATGTTGCGTTGAAGATTCTAGAGACTTGGAATAGCATTGTTAATCCTGGTTCTAAGAAGGGTGAGGAGCGAGAGGACCTTGAGCTCAAGAGGGTGTTTGTTATGGGGGCAATTACAACGGGGGTTGAAAGTGGGTTTGTGCTTCCTGAG GCTGGACAAGACGCTGCGTGGCTAAAGGAGAATACGCCTCGCTTTGAGGAACTAGCTGAGCAGGGAGATCCGGAATTTATTGAGCTGGTGCGGGAGATCAGGAGTCGGGAAGATCTGGTGGCGTGA
- a CDS encoding SDR family NAD(P)-dependent oxidoreductase (COG:Q;~EggNog:ENOG410PPIZ;~InterPro:IPR002347,IPR036291,IPR020904;~PFAM:PF00106,PF13561,PF08659;~go_function: GO:0016491 - oxidoreductase activity [Evidence IEA];~go_process: GO:0055114 - oxidation-reduction process [Evidence IEA]), which translates to MSYADLKDKVFVVTGAASGQGRATSILLARQGAKLALLDLNDPKAVINEIENIGGEAIGFKVDVVDSGAIEAAVKATKAKYGKVNGAANLAGWIGTQGFKGKGYALDTIKDEEWDAMMSINLNGIRNSLSSELRHISDGGSIVSVASIAGQRGSPWNAPYGAAKWGVISLTKSAAQEAGTRNVRVNAVAPGVVDTPLAAALGSPDLVFQRMVSRTALQRLAQPEEIANCILFLLSDTSSFVTGSVLNADGGFQ; encoded by the exons ATGTCATACGCCGATCTCAAGGACAaagtcttcgtcgtcacGGGTGCCGCCTCTGGACAGGGCCGTGCTACGtccatcctcctcgctcgtCAAGGCGCGAAGCTTGCACTGTTGGATCTAAATGACCCCAAAGCCGTCATCAATGAAATAGAAAACATCGGCGGGGAAGCCATAGGATTTAAAgtcgacgtcgtcgactCTGGCGCGATCGAGGCCGCCGTTAAAGCAACCAAGGCAAAATACGGCAAGGTTAACGGAGCAGCTAACCTCGCTGGATGGATCGGAACTCAGGGTTTCAAAGGGAAGGGGTATGCCCTGGATACCATCAAAGACGAGGAATGGGACGCCATGATGTCAATCAACCTGAACGGAATCCGGAACAGTTTGTCGTCAGAGCTGAGGCATATTAGCGACGGTGGGAGTATTGTCAGCGTCGCCAGTATTGCTGGCCAGCGAGGGTCTCCCTGGAATGCCCCTTATGGAGCTGCTAAATGGGGGGTTATTTCCTTGACCAAATCGGCTGCGCAGGAGGCTGGGACAAGGAACGTCAGGGTAAACGCGGTGGCTCC AGGTGTCGTTGATACacctcttgctgctgccctAGGCTCTCCGGATCTGGTATTCCAGAGAATGGTTTCGAGAACCGCCCTTCAACGACTCGCCCAGCCTGAGGAAATCGCCAATTGCATTCTATTCTTGCTTAGCGATACTTCTAGCTTTGTCACAGGAAGT GTTCTAAATGCAGATGGGGGATTCCAGTAG
- a CDS encoding flavin-containing monooxygenase (COG:Q;~EggNog:ENOG410PGZ5;~InterPro:IPR020946,IPR036188;~PFAM:PF07992,PF13450;~go_function: GO:0004499 - N,N-dimethylaniline monooxygenase activity [Evidence IEA];~go_function: GO:0050660 - flavin adenine dinucleotide binding [Evidence IEA];~go_function: GO:0050661 - NADP binding [Evidence IEA];~go_process: GO:0055114 - oxidation-reduction process [Evidence IEA]), with product MTFSVSTNGAGGEAPPKPIEATDAYRNKYPVAYEQSKLPFDAPRRVKVIVAGAGISGISFAHAVESGQLPNVDLQILEKNAGLGGTWLENRYPGCACDIPSHNYLFTWAPNPKWSSFYVSAPEILEYIENVVDKFDLGKYITTSRKITGARWDEQKQKWIVTSKQTDGRRTIVSAKGITDGEVGNDIVEECDVFINASGYLNNWRWPDLPGREEYQGILAHSANYDPEIDLRGKRVAVIGNGSSGIQVTAAVQKVASHVGAYIRSPTWVTANLGSRFIGQGQPNMTYDEEQQKKWMENPEEYLTLRKEIEKELNFRFPLYIRGSSFQEMARKATTSDMRTKLEKKPEVADLAIPSFGVGCRRPTPGPGYLEALASENCEVVWGDISSFTKTGLRSHDGKEREFDVIIAATGFDMSFIPRWPVVGRNGVNLQTEWAKDPACYMSVLAQDMPNYFVYMGPGSPVGHGSMITSIERITLYVVDMIRKLQRENYSSFRLKDGKAKAYQFQMLSWLQKTVWGDPCQSSFKNGNKDGALHAFHPGSRLHYFELLRRHRYEDFEWESRCPEPELDFAWLNNGFLSHELSPEEAADPTWYLNQDSAILTKFLDGVKA from the exons ATGACTTTCTCTGTCTCGACCAACGGTGCCGGTGGAGAAGCTCCGCCCAAGCCCATCGAAGCCACCGATGCATACCGCAACAAGTACCCAGTTGCCTACGAACAGTCCAAGCTGCCATTCGATGCTCCCAGACGGGTGAAAGTCATTGTCGCTGGTGCAGGCATCAGTGGTATCTCCTTTGCCCACGCCGTAGAAAGCGGCCAACTGCCCAATGTCGATCTCCAGATTCTGGAAAAGAACGCTGGGTTGGGAGGAACGTGGCTGGAGAATCGCTACCCCGGATGTGCCTGTGACATCCCGTCCCATAACTACCTG TTCACCTGGGCACCGAACCCCAAATGGTCCTCGTTTTATGTGTCGGCTCCGGAAATTCTCGAGTATATCGAGAACGTGGTCGACAAGTTCGATTTGGGAAAATATATCACGACGAGTCGCAAGATCACTGGGGCCCGCTGGGACGAGCAGAAACAAAAATGGATCGTCACCAGCAAGCAGACTGATGGTCGTCGCACAATCGTTTCTGCAAAGGGCATTACCGATGGAGAAGTGGGCAATGATATCGTCGAGGAATGCGATGTTTTCATCAATGCCAGCGGCTACCTGAACAACTGGAGATGGCCCGATCTTCCTGGTCGCGAAGAGTACCAAGGCATCCTAGCCCACAGCGCCAACTACGACCCCGAGATTGACCTCCGCGGCAAAAGAGTCGCCGTTATTGGCAACGGAAGCAGTGGGATCCAGGTCACTGCAGCTGTGCAGAAAGTGGCGAGCCATGTTGGGGCGTACATACGTTCCCCGACTTGGGTGACGGCGAACTTGGGCTCCAGGTTCATCGGCCAAGGCCAACCCAACATGACCTACGAcgaggagcagcagaagaagtggatggagaatCCAGAAGAGTATCTTACCCTGCGcaaggagattgagaaggagctCAACTTCCGATTCCCCTTGTATATCCGCGGAAGCTCGTTTCAGGAAATGGCTCGAAAGGCCACGACCAGCGACATGCGCACCAAGCTTGAGAAGAAGCCCGAAGTCGCCGACCTGGCTATCCCTTCTTTCGGTGTTGGATGTCGTCGCCCGACTCCCGGGCCAGGCTATCTTGAAGCGCTCGCCTCCGAGAACTGTGAGGTGGTCTGGGGGGACATCAGCTCCTTTACCAAGACCGGACTGAGATCCCACGATGGCAAGGAGCGTGAATTTGATGTAATCATCGCCGCAACAGGCTTTGACATGTCCTTTATACCTCGTTGGCCCGTTGTCGGACGAAACGGGGTGAACCTCCAGACCGAATGGGCGAAGGATCCGGCCTGCTACATGTCCGTGCTAGCGCAGGATATGCCAAACTACTTTGTGTATATGGGACCGGGGAGCCCAGTCGGTCATGGAAGCATGATCACCTCCATTGAACGCATCACCCTGTATGTGGTGGATATGATCCGGAAGCTGCAGCGCGAGAACTATTCCTCGTTCCGCCTCAAGGACGGCAAAGCCAAGGCCTACCAGTTCCAGATGCTGTCGTGGCTACAGAAGACCGTCTGGGGCGACCCATGCCAGAGCTCATTCAAGAATGGCAACAAAGACGGCGCATTGCATGCGTTCCACCCGGGATCTCGGCTGCACTACTTTGAATTGCTTCGCCGGCACCGGTATGAGGACTTCGAGTGGGAAAGCCGATGCCCTGAGCCTGAATTGGACTTTGCCTGGCTCAATAATGGGTTCCTTTCACATGAGCTATCCCCAGAAGAAGCGGCTGATCCAAC CTGGTACCTGAACCAAGATTCTGCCATTCTGACGAAGTTTCTGGACGGAGTAAAGGCTTGA
- a CDS encoding uncharacterized protein (COG:Q;~EggNog:ENOG410PJSN;~InterPro:IPR036291,IPR002347,IPR020904;~PFAM:PF00106,PF13561;~go_function: GO:0016491 - oxidoreductase activity [Evidence IEA];~go_process: GO:0055114 - oxidation-reduction process [Evidence IEA]): MPALNLQNKKAIITGGGSGIGLSFAKTLYDNGCSVLLADLALHASAKEWLERIETGPSARVRFHATDVTDWNQLEAAFDAFARAFGGTPDIIVPGAGVYEPSSNNFWADLDSPSHYKVLDVNIVHPIKMSRIAIRRLRRAERPGVIVHLSSITAQIPSVVNPLYSVSKQAISQFVRCMAPLDTLAGIRVVAVAPGVVDTPLFRDSAKARAHIDLENDFTLPPDEVVKAMLSLVTSTKYPSGTVLEIGDIGGWREVGLFNDPGPQGRSTLPRPRAKDAIKLVEQALQTDAAEGQVDAAKPRL, encoded by the exons atgcCGGCGCTTAATCTACAGAACAAGAAAGCGATCATTACTGGCGGTGGCTCAG GAATTGGTCTTTCCTTTGCTAAGACATTGTACGACAATGGCTGTTCCGTCCTGCTAGCCGACCTTGCCCTCCACGCCTCGGCCAAAGAATGGCTGGAGAGGATCGAAACCGGGCCCTCCGCTAGAGTACGATTTCACGCGACCGATGTTACAGACTGGAACCAGCTCGAGGCTGCATTCGATGCCTTCGCCAGGGCGTTTGGCGGAACCCCCGATATCATTGTTCCGGGAGCTGGCGTTTACGAGCCCTCGTCGAACAATTTCTGGGCAGACCTGGACAGTCCATCACACTACAAGGTTTTGGACGTGAATATCGTCCATCCCATCAAGATGTCACGGATCGCTATACGCCGGCTCCGTCGCGCCGAAAGGCCAGGTGTTATCGTCCATCTCTCTAGCATTACGGCGCAGATCCCGAGCGTCGTCAATCCTCTTTACTCGGTTTCGAAACAGGCAATCAGCCAGTTTGTGAGGTGCATGGCACCTTTGGATACTCTGGCTGGTATCCGCGTTGTTGCCGTTGCACCTGG CGTCGTGGACACCCCTTTATTCCGTGACAGCGCAAAAGCTCGTGCACACATCGATCTAGAGAACGACTTTACACTCCCGCCTGATGAGGTTGTCAAAGCCATGCTGTCACTCGTGACAAGCACCAAGTATCCCTCAGGAACAGTGCTTGAAATCGGGGACATCGGTGGGTGGCGAGAAGTGGGCCTATTCAATGATCCAGGTCCCCAAGGGCGATCAACCTTGCCGAGACCGAGGGCAAAGGATGCTATCAAGCTAGTTGAACAGGCATTGCAGACGGACGCAGCGGAAGGACAGGTCGATGCAGCTAAGCCACGTCTGTAA